CCGCGCACCAGCCCCGGGTGCACCAAGCTCTGGGCTCCAccgcccgcgccgccgccgccgccgccgggccCTGGGGGCGCGCTCAGCATGCCGTTCACCGTGAAGCCCCCGGGCTGAGAGTAGAGCAGACTCTGCGGCGGCGGCTGCTGGCCCCCGGCCATGGACGGGAGGTgcgcggcggcggctgcggcggcggcggcggcggcggcagcggcggccgCCCCCCAGCCCCCAGGGTGGCCCTGGTGTGGGGGCGGCGGCGGGGGTCCGAGGTGCGGCGGCCCGCGGTGATGCAACGCTGTGCCCGCGTGCAGGTCGTCGCGCCCGGCGCCGCCCTTCACGTCGGGGCCCTGCGGCGGTGGTGGCGGCGGCTGCGGTGGCTGCTGGGGGCTGCCAGCCATGCCCACGGCGCTGCCCGACCACGGCGAGCTCGCCTcaacggcggcggcggcggcagcggcggcggcggcggcggcgtgGGGCAGGGCTGTGACCCACTGGTGCGCGTGGCTCAGCATATGGCCGCCGTTGCTGGCGGCCATGGCCCCCTGCATGAAGTCGCTCTGGACCATCTTGACAGAGGACGGGTCCCCCCGGTAGGCGCCCGAGGTCACGGCGGCGCTGCCCGGCTGCATGCCACCGCCCCCGCCCCCTGCGCCGCccccgccgccaccgccgccgccaccCCCGCCGCCGCCAGCCCCTGCCGCGTCCGAGTGCACAATAGAGCCGGCCGCGAGCAGGCTGTTCCCCGGCAGGTAGGGGTTAGAAGCCGCCGTGGCCATGCCGCTCCGCTCCCGCCACCCCACCGCCGccaccaccgccgccgccgcagcagcagccgcggccgccgccgccgccgccgccgccgcgccccccgcctcccgcctc
This region of Rhinopithecus roxellana isolate Shanxi Qingling chromosome 17, ASM756505v1, whole genome shotgun sequence genomic DNA includes:
- the POU3F3 gene encoding POU domain, class 3, transcription factor 3, which gives rise to MATAASNPYLPGNSLLAAGSIVHSDAAGAGGGGGGGGGGGGGGAGGGGGGMQPGSAAVTSGAYRGDPSSVKMVQSDFMQGAMAASNGGHMLSHAHQWVTALPHAAAAAAAAAAAAVEASSPWSGSAVGMAGSPQQPPQPPPPPPQGPDVKGGAGRDDLHAGTALHHRGPPHLGPPPPPPHQGHPGGWGAAAAAAAAAAAAAAAAHLPSMAGGQQPPPQSLLYSQPGGFTVNGMLSAPPGPGGGGGGAGGGAQSLVHPGLVRGDTPELAEHHHHHHHHAHPHPPHPHHAQGPPHHGGGGGGAGPGLNSHDPHSDEDTPTSDDLEQFAKQFKQRRIKLGFTQADVGLALGTLYGNVFSQTTICRFEALQLSFKNMCKLKPLLNKWLEEADSSTGSPTSIDKIAAQGRKRKKRTSIEVSVKGALESHFLKCPKPSAQEITNLADSLQLEKEVVRVWFCNRRQKEKRMTPPGIQQQTPDDVYSQVGTVSADTPPPHHGLQTSVQ